One segment of Methylocella silvestris BL2 DNA contains the following:
- a CDS encoding MaoC family dehydratase: MSLPPDASVGDGPKIGDSIGKTEFGPVRAEDLARYALASGDDNPLHLDADVAAAAGLKAPPIHGMLMMSCFEPALQRWRPDLAIARMSAKFLRPVPVGDSIVISGRIVRATSGPEAELLLRLMAHGSNGDLAVLAEATLAPASRPAQL; this comes from the coding sequence ATGAGCCTGCCGCCGGACGCGTCCGTCGGCGATGGGCCGAAAATCGGCGATTCGATCGGAAAGACAGAGTTTGGTCCCGTTCGGGCCGAGGATCTCGCCCGCTACGCGCTGGCCTCGGGCGACGACAATCCGCTGCATCTTGACGCCGACGTCGCCGCGGCCGCAGGCCTGAAGGCGCCGCCGATCCATGGCATGCTGATGATGAGCTGCTTTGAGCCCGCGCTGCAGCGCTGGCGGCCCGATCTCGCCATCGCCCGGATGTCGGCGAAGTTTCTGCGGCCGGTGCCCGTCGGCGACTCCATTGTCATCTCTGGCCGAATCGTCCGCGCGACCTCGGGGCCGGAGGCCGAACTGCTGTTGCGCCTGATGGCGCATGGCTCCAATGGCGATCTTGCCGTCCTCGCCGAGGCGACGCTGGCGCCCGCAAGCCGGCCCGCCCAGCTCTGA